The Acanthopagrus latus isolate v.2019 chromosome 6, fAcaLat1.1, whole genome shotgun sequence genome includes a region encoding these proteins:
- the aldh4a1 gene encoding delta-1-pyrroline-5-carboxylate dehydrogenase, mitochondrial, whose product MLRVKTAVWQSWRGLRTFPCAAVEVKNEPILGFTEGSAERKELLKALDSLKGKTEEIPCVVGDEHVWTKDIRYQLSPFNHSHKVAKFCYADKELINKAILASVAARREWDLKPVQDRAQILFKAADTLSGPKRAEVIAKTMIGQGKTVVQAEIDAAAELIDFFRFNAKHAIELQEQQPLDAPGSTNTMLYRGLEGFVAAVAPFNFTAIGGNLAGTPALMGNVVLWKPSDTAMSASYLVYKVLRESGLPPNIIQFLPADGPVFGDAVTSSQHLAGINFTGSVPTFKRLWKQVAQNLDAYRNFPRIAGECGGKNFHFVHKSADVESVVKGTIRSAFEYGGQKCSACSRMYVPDSMWPRIRQELLDIHKHITVGDPVEDFSTFFSAVIDDKSFTRIKKWLEHAKSSPNLKVIAGGNCDDSKGYFVEPTIVETSDPQDAIMNEEIFGPVLSVYVYPEKDYREVLQLIDNTSPYALTGAVYAQDKNVIQEAAKALRNAAGNYYVNDKSTGSIVAQQPFGGARASGTNDKPGGPHYVLRWTSPQVVKETHVPLQDWKYPYMG is encoded by the exons GAGGTGAAGAACGAGCCGATCCTGGGCTTCACAGAGGGGagtgcagaaagaaaagagctgCTGAAG GCCTTAGACAGTCTGAAGGGGAAGACGGAGGAGATCCCGTGTGTGGTTGGAGATGAACATGTGTGGACCAAAGACATCAGATATCAGCTGTCT CCGTTCAATCACTCGCACAAGGTGGCAAAGTTCTGCTACGCTGACAAG GAGCTCATCAACAAAGCAATCCTGGCATCTGTGGCAGCGAGGAGAGAGTGGGACCTGAAGCCCGTCCAGGACCGAGCCCAGATTCTCTTCAAGGCAGCCGACACCCTCAGCGGACCCAAGAGAGCTGAAGTCATCGCCAAGACCATGATTGGACAG GGGAAGACGGTGGTCCAGGCAGAGATCgatgctgctgcagagctgatcGACTTCTTCAGATTTAATGCCAAACATGCCAttgagctgcaggagcagcagccgCTGGACGCCCCGGGCAGCACCAACACCATGCTGTATCGTGGGCTGGAG ggTTTCGTTGCAGCTGTAGCGCCCTTTAACTTCACTGCTATTGGTGGAAACCTGGCAGGAACCCCGGCTCTGATG gGTAACGTGGTCCTGTGGAAGCCCAGTGACACGGCCATGTCTGCCAGCTACCTTGTCTACAAAGTCCTGAGGGAGAGCGGTCTGCCTCCGAACATCATCCAGTTCCTCCCGGCCGACGGACCGGTGTTCGGAGACGCCGTCACCTCCTCTCAGCACCTGGCAGGCATCAACTTCACCGGCAGCGTCCC GACGTTCAAGCGTCTCTGGAAGCAGGTGGCCCAGAACCTGGACGCCTACAGGAACTTTCCTCGAATAGCAGGAG agtgTGGTGGGAAGAATTTCCACTTTGTCCACAAGTCTGCGGATGTTGAGAGCGTGGTGAAGGGGACGATCCGCTCAGCGTTCGAGTACGGTGGCCAGAAGTGTTCGGCCTGCTCCAGGATGTACGTCCCAGACAGCATGTGGCCGAGGATCAGACAGGAGCTGCTGGacatccacaaacacatcacagtggGAGAC ccggTGGAAGACTTCAGCACCTTTTTCTCAGCTGTGATCGATGACAAG TCGTTCACTCGGATCAAGAAGTGGCTCGAGCACGCCAAGTCCTCGCCTAACCTGAAAGTCATCGCCGGTGGTAACTGCGACGACAGCAAGGGTTACTTTGTGGAGCCGACCATCGTGGAGACATCAGACCCTCAGGATGCCATCATGAACGAG GAGATCTTCGGGCCGGTTCTCTCTGTGTATGTTTATCCTGAGAAGGACTACAGGGAGGTGCTGCAGCTGATCGACAACACGTCTCCGTACGCCCTCACAGGAGCTGTGTACGCTCAGGACAA GAATGTGATCCAGGAGGCAGCTAAAGCTTTGAGGAATGCTGCAGGAAACTACTATGTCAACGATAAATCCACCGGCTCCATCGTCGCTCAGCAGCCGTTTGGCGGCGCCAGAGCTTCAG GAACCAACGACAAACCCGGCGGTCCACACTACGTCCTGAGATGGACGTCGCCACAGGTGGTGAAGGAGACCCACGTCCCCCTCCAAGACTGGAAGTACCCCTACATGGGCTGA